GAAAGACCCGAATCTCGATGCCTTTGTGTCATTCTCGCCATTATATCGATGGGAAATTTCAGAGCTTGAAAACGGCTTAACAGAAGTAAGGTTAATTGATCTTCGTTACCGTAGTGACAATCGCTATCCTTTCGTTGCAGTCGCTCATTTAAACGATGCCAATGAAATCATTACCTCTTACACTGGTTGGATTTTCACCGAAGATAAACTTCAGAAGAAATTACAAATTGGCGCTAGCAATTAAAGAGTCTACACAAAGCTAATAAAGCCGGGGTATCCTACTAAGGAACACCGGCTTTATTGCTTTTTTAACCTATTCCGTTTTCGATTTATTGTACGATATCGTCACTTGTATCCAGTAAATGAGCGTATTTAGGATTGCGCCCTGCAAATAGATGGAGCTTATCACCATAGCTGCCGATTAATTGGCGCACTAACGTTTCAGTATAGTCAGCCCCTCGGTAATTGTAGCCCGCTTTGGCAGACGAGGATTCAAAATCACTCCAAAGAAGCTCCACCCAAACTCGCGCACGACCTACAGACATTTCAGGGTTTTTTGCCAGTAATTCTGTTGTTAGTTTGTCAATTTTTTCTTGCATTTACTTGCCCACCTTTATTGGTGATAATATAGAAACGGGTAAGGCTTCCTGATATTTATCGCCGCCAAGACGATGCCCCCAAGCAAATCGTCCTTTTAAATAATCCACTTGAAAAAAGTTATTGTCAGAGCCGTCAATGCGGTACATTTCCCCTGGAACAATCGTATCTAAATCGACTAAATAAGCTGCTGCCATTAAAGCTTTACGTTCGTAAACTGCAAATTCATTGAGTATGCCTAGTTGTTCCGCTTTGCGAGCCTTTTCTTTAAGCTTAGCTACTTCTTCACGTAATTCATGTTCTGTCATTGCAGCATAGTTTTTGTCATTCATTCTTCATTCTCCTTCTCTTCAATAAAACGATCTATAATTTCTACAGGAAATCCCTTTTGATAAAGCGCCTGCTTCGTTTTCATTTTTAATTCATAACCAGTATACTTCGCGGCATATTTTTTCCAAACTTTTTCGCCTTGCACATCAAGCAATGCCTGCCATTCATCTTCTGCTTGTTCGATTTCTATCTGTCCAAGTACTTCATCTACAATAGTAAATGAATACCCTTTTCGCATTAAAAAATCTTGAATTTTGGCCTTTATTTGCGATGGTGTTTTCTTTTTTTCAGAACGAATTACTTTTTCAGCAAGCTGTGTGGCAAGCTTAACTTGTTCCTCATGGCTAAATGTTTCCAGTACTTCATCTTGCAAACTTTTATCGATTCCCTTTTTCATAAGATCTTGTCGAATAGCTCGCGGGCCTTTTTTCATGGTAGCTTTTTTGGTATTTAGCAATGCTTTTGAATAAGATTCATCATTTAAAAAGCCATATGATTTTAACTTTTGGATAGCTTCTAATATGACTGCTTCGCCGAACTCTAGTGAGCTTAACTTTTTCTTCACCTCATGCTCACTTCGCATTTGATAGGATAAATAATTCAGCCCTTTATTAAACGCCTTACGAATTTCATCTTCATAGGCAATTTCCTGAATATCAAATTCTTCGAGTACCTTCCCTTTTGTCAAACCAAATTGTATGAGAATTGCCTCATCTACTGGGAAAGCGTATTCCTCGTTCAAATATATATTATAACGTTCTGGATTGTTTTTTTGACGTGCAATTTTTGTAATAACACGCATATGAAACCACTCCTTTGCCTAAACATTATAACATCTTTTTCTTTTTTTCTATCTTTGTGTATAGTTGAGTTACATCTATTTGGAAAAAGGAGGGGTTCTTATGAAAATCGTTATTGCGGGCGGTACTGGTTTTGTTGGGAAAGCGCTAACCAAATTGTTACAAGAGCAAGGCCATGAACTATTTGTCTTGTCACGCAGCAATTCTAAATACGAAAATGGCATTCATTATGTCCAATGGCTACAAGATGGCGCACGACCAGAAAAAGAATTAGACAATATTGATGCATTCGTTAATTTGGCTGGTGTATCACTAAATGACGGCCGTTGGACAAAAAAACAAAAGAAGGCGATTTATACGAGTCGGATGGATGCTACATTAGAAATCGTTCGGATTATAGAGGAACTAGATAAAACGCCTGAAGTACTTGTAAATGCCAGTGCAGTTGGCATTTATCCACCTTCCATAGCGACAACCTATAGTGAAAATTTTAAGGATTATGCAACTGATTTTTTAGGATGGACCGTTCATGATTGGGAACGCCATGCTTTGCGAGCTGAAAAACTAGGCGTTCGTGTAGCACTCGCACGCTTTGGCGTTATTTTAGGTCGTGACAATGGCGCGTTGCCTTCCATGCTATTGCCTTATAAATTGCATATAGGCGGAACGATTGGTTCGGGTGAGCAATGGCTATCATGGGTCCATATCGAGGATGTGGCACGTGCCCTTTATTTTGCGATTACAAATGCGTCCATCAGCGGACCATTTAATGTCACAGCTCCTTATGCTACACGCATGAAGGAATTCGGACAAACTATCGCACAGGTAATGAATCGCCGTCATTGGTTGCCAGTCCCGAGTTTTGCCATGCGTTTAGCTCTTGGCGAACAAAGTATGCTTGTCTTAGAAGGCCAGCATGTATTACCAACAGTTTTACAAGCGCACAACTTCGAATTTCAATTCCCACATTTACAAGAAGCACTTGAAAATTTATTATAAAATCCGTGTGCAAAGTGCGACTTGAAGTAGGATAAATTTTAAAAAGTAACGCATCCTAAACGAAAAGGAAAGGATGCGTTTTTTATGTGGAAACAACATATTGTAGGTGCGGTAATTGCTACATTTATTATTGCCGCAGCAATTAGCTTTAATCCATACTTTGCTTCAGGCTCAGATGAATATCATTGGGGCATTAAAAAAGCACAGAATGGCGAACCAGCACAAGCAGGAGCACAACTTGACAAGCTACTCGACCAATATGGAGCAATTTATAAAGGAAAACCCGATAAAAAAGTTGTTTACTTAACATTCGATAATGGATACGAAAATGGCTTTACTGAAAGTATATTGGATACGTTAGAAAAAGAAAAAGCGCCAGCAACTTTCTTCTTAACCGGTCATTATTTAGAAAGTGCTAGTGACCTTGTTAAACGTATGGTACAAGATGGTCATACTATCGGCAACCATTCCTATGGTCATCCCAATATGGCTAGGTTAACGAGAGATGGTATGCGTGCAGAATGGCGTAAATTTGATGGGAAATTACGTGAATTAACCGGCATTGACCGTACAACATATGCCCGCCCACCAGAAGGCATTTTTAATGCGAAGTTGTTGGAAGTCGGCAATGCTGAAGGCTACCGTCATATTTTCTGGTCTGTCGCTTTTAAAGATTGGCTAAAGGATGAACGCCGTGGAGCAGATTATGCGTATAATTCGTTAATGGAGCAACTTCACCCTGGTGCTGTCATTTTAATGCATACAGTAGCGCAAGATAATGCAGAAGCACTTCCTTTATTTATTGCTGAAGCGAAAAAGCAGGGCTATACATTTTTATCGCTCGATGATTTAGTATTGGAGTATGAAGATTTCCCTGTCACTATGCAATCGTCCACTCCTTAGTTATAATGGGGAGATGATATCAGCATGTTATCAGTAACTACGTGCTGTACAAAGTTAAAGGACGTGGATCGCTTGACGCAACAAACAACGATGGAAGTGGGACAAAAATTCCCATTAACGATAAAGAGACTTGGTATTAATGGCGAAGGAGTGGGCTTTTACAAACGCAACGTTGTCTTCGTAAAAGGCGCAATTCCAGGAGAAGAAATTACTGCTCAAGTTACAAAAACACAACAAAATTTCGCAGAGGCTGAAATCCTGGCGATTCGCAAAGCATCACCGCATCGTCAGGAAGCACCTTGCCCTGTTTACAATGAATGCGGCGGTTGTCAGCTTCAACATATGACATACGAAAAACAACTTCTTGAAAAACGTGATATCGTGATGCAAGCTTTAGAACGCTATGCTAAGCCATTAGCTGCATCTGTAGAAGTTCGCCATACACTGGGTATGGATAACCCATGGCATTATCGCAACAAAAGCCAGTTCCAAGTTCGTAAAGAAGGTAAACGTGTTTATGCAGGTCTTTTTACTGAAGGCAGCAACAAGCTACTGAATATTAACGATTGTCTTGTACAACATCCAATCACATCGAAAATTACAGTGGCAACACGTAAAATCTTACAAAAACTAAATATTACGATTTACGATGGTCGTACGCTCGATGGTTTAGTGCGTACGATTGTTGTCCGTACAGGGATTCGTACAGGTGAAACGCAAGTCGTGCTTGTAACGACACGCAAAGAAATTCCCCACCTTGCTGAGCTTATAACACGCATTAAAAAAATCGACCCAAGTATTGTGTCGATTGCACAAAATATTAATCGTGAAAAAACTTCTCTAATTTTCGGTGATGAAACGATTGTGCTGGACGGCAAGGAAACAATTCATGAGGAGCTTGGGGAATTAGCCTTCGACCTTTCTGCTCGTGCATTCTTCCAATTGAATCCAACACAAACCGTACATTTATACAATGAAATTAAAAAAGCAGCTGCATTAACAGGTAAAGAAACGGTTGTTGATGCTTACTGTGGTGTGGGAACAATTGGTTTATGGTTAGCTGATCAAGCGAAAGAAGTTCGCGGTATGGATGTTATCCCAGAGAGCATTCAAGATGCTCGAACAAACGCGCGCAAGCATGGTTTTAAACATACGAAATACGCGGTGGGCACTGCCGAAAGTGTCTTAGCGAAATGGCGCAAAGAAGGCTTTACGCCGGATGTCATTACAGTCGATCCGCCGCGCACAGGCCTTGCTCCAGAATTTATTCGCACTGTTCTAAAACTAAAGCCAAAACGTTTTGTCTATACTTCTTGTAACCCCTCTACACTGGCTAAAGATTTACAGGAATTATCAAAACTTTATGATGTGGAATATATTCAGCCCGTTGACATGTTCGCACAAACTGCTCAAGTTGAGTGCGTTGCAAAGCTTGTGTTAAGAAAATAAACCAGTTAGAGCATCTCTAAGTTTTTTGAGATGCTCTTTTAGTTTAAATAAGAAAAAGGGCTTCTTTCGCAGAATTCAGGTCTCCCACCAGAGAATCAACTCTCCTTTCCCGATACCAAAAATGATTTCACTCCTTAAAACTATATAACAACTTCAGAAGGTAGGTGTAGACTGCCTCTTGTATAGATAATCTCTCCTCTAGGTTCCTAATTCTCTCCAAAAATCAACGCTGAAAAAAAACTAATCATTATGCAGTTTTCATAGATTGGCGTATTTTTTTACTCTCAACTATGTAATAGAGTATTTTTTTACTCTCAACTATGTAATAGAGTATTTTTTGACCTCAAGCATTAAAACTTCATATAACATTTCTTGCATTTTATTTTTCAATAAGTCAAAATATTTACAAACAAAAAAGGGAGGGTACATTAAACCATTCCTAGATAGAAAAATAGGATCTTATAATATCGCACATTATAAAAATAAAGCCTCATTTATGGCAGATTATGTAGTAAAGGAGCTCTAAAAGCTAAATGGACTGAATCTGAAATAGTTACACTTTTTAAGTGTCTTCTCTTCAGGATTCACTTCAAACAGTTTTTAGAGTTTCTTTTTATTTTAACAAGGTAAAAAAACCACTATCTTTTAAAGCATAATGCTCAGTCTCTTTATTACATTCAAAAGAATATGCAATAGAATTTTCATGATCAAACTCTAAATAAAATTTTAAGCTCTCAAAATTACACAATATATTGCTAAAGGTTTCAACACTTCCAAAATCTTTATTTTGTTTATATATTTCTATGGATTTTTCTAACGATTCTCTTAATATAGCCCTAGCTGCTTCTGTAAGTTCTTCTTTTTTTAAAGATTTAATCGTCCTTTGAGAATCATCTAATAAATCCATTATCTCACTGGCACTTAAAAGGTCTGAGTTACGCATAATTTTCAAGGAATATCCTCCTTATTCTTAATTAAATCTTTTAACCATAATATCACCAATTACTAGTTAATTCTTGTTACTATTATATTTCACACTCGCT
This DNA window, taken from Lysinibacillus sp. FSL M8-0337, encodes the following:
- a CDS encoding TIGR01777 family oxidoreductase, with product MKIVIAGGTGFVGKALTKLLQEQGHELFVLSRSNSKYENGIHYVQWLQDGARPEKELDNIDAFVNLAGVSLNDGRWTKKQKKAIYTSRMDATLEIVRIIEELDKTPEVLVNASAVGIYPPSIATTYSENFKDYATDFLGWTVHDWERHALRAEKLGVRVALARFGVILGRDNGALPSMLLPYKLHIGGTIGSGEQWLSWVHIEDVARALYFAITNASISGPFNVTAPYATRMKEFGQTIAQVMNRRHWLPVPSFAMRLALGEQSMLVLEGQHVLPTVLQAHNFEFQFPHLQEALENLL
- a CDS encoding polysaccharide deacetylase family protein — translated: MWKQHIVGAVIATFIIAAAISFNPYFASGSDEYHWGIKKAQNGEPAQAGAQLDKLLDQYGAIYKGKPDKKVVYLTFDNGYENGFTESILDTLEKEKAPATFFLTGHYLESASDLVKRMVQDGHTIGNHSYGHPNMARLTRDGMRAEWRKFDGKLRELTGIDRTTYARPPEGIFNAKLLEVGNAEGYRHIFWSVAFKDWLKDERRGADYAYNSLMEQLHPGAVILMHTVAQDNAEALPLFIAEAKKQGYTFLSLDDLVLEYEDFPVTMQSSTP
- the rlmD gene encoding 23S rRNA (uracil(1939)-C(5))-methyltransferase RlmD gives rise to the protein MTQQTTMEVGQKFPLTIKRLGINGEGVGFYKRNVVFVKGAIPGEEITAQVTKTQQNFAEAEILAIRKASPHRQEAPCPVYNECGGCQLQHMTYEKQLLEKRDIVMQALERYAKPLAASVEVRHTLGMDNPWHYRNKSQFQVRKEGKRVYAGLFTEGSNKLLNINDCLVQHPITSKITVATRKILQKLNITIYDGRTLDGLVRTIVVRTGIRTGETQVVLVTTRKEIPHLAELITRIKKIDPSIVSIAQNINREKTSLIFGDETIVLDGKETIHEELGELAFDLSARAFFQLNPTQTVHLYNEIKKAAALTGKETVVDAYCGVGTIGLWLADQAKEVRGMDVIPESIQDARTNARKHGFKHTKYAVGTAESVLAKWRKEGFTPDVITVDPPRTGLAPEFIRTVLKLKPKRFVYTSCNPSTLAKDLQELSKLYDVEYIQPVDMFAQTAQVECVAKLVLRK
- the recX gene encoding recombination regulator RecX, with protein sequence MRVITKIARQKNNPERYNIYLNEEYAFPVDEAILIQFGLTKGKVLEEFDIQEIAYEDEIRKAFNKGLNYLSYQMRSEHEVKKKLSSLEFGEAVILEAIQKLKSYGFLNDESYSKALLNTKKATMKKGPRAIRQDLMKKGIDKSLQDEVLETFSHEEQVKLATQLAEKVIRSEKKKTPSQIKAKIQDFLMRKGYSFTIVDEVLGQIEIEQAEDEWQALLDVQGEKVWKKYAAKYTGYELKMKTKQALYQKGFPVEIIDRFIEEKENEE
- a CDS encoding YfhJ family protein, producing MQEKIDKLTTELLAKNPEMSVGRARVWVELLWSDFESSSAKAGYNYRGADYTETLVRQLIGSYGDKLHLFAGRNPKYAHLLDTSDDIVQ
- a CDS encoding YfhH family protein, which translates into the protein MNDKNYAAMTEHELREEVAKLKEKARKAEQLGILNEFAVYERKALMAAAYLVDLDTIVPGEMYRIDGSDNNFFQVDYLKGRFAWGHRLGGDKYQEALPVSILSPIKVGK